GTGACGGTGACGATCGGGGATGGCGGCAAGAGCGGGCGCGCGCTCTTGACGGATTATCGCAGCCTGTACGGGCGCAACGGCGACGAGCGCGGCGGGGCGGTGTCGGGATCCATCACGTGGACGTGCGCGCAAGTCGCGCGCGGACCCGCGATGCAAGGATGACACCGGCGCGGCTGGAACTGTCAAAGCAGAGCGGCGCGCGGCGCCGCTTCGACGCATCCGGAGAGGTGCTGGAGTGGTCGATCAGGCACGACTGGAAATCGTGTAGGCGCTAAAACCGTCTCGAGGGTTCGAATCCCTCCCTCTCCGAACCCGATCCCCATCTTCGTGGGGGCGTTGACGGCGCCGGGACCCGCGCGACGAAAACCCGCTAACCCCGTCAGGACCGGAAGGTAGCAGCGGCATGTGGGATCTTTCGGGTGCCGCGGCACGCTCGGCGCTCGAGCCCCCTTCATGGGGTCGGCTTGTTCTGTGGGACGGATCACACAGCAGCAGAGCGGTTTTCGGGAGGACAGGCATGGCAGCGTACGAATGCAGGGTGGTGCCCTTCTTATGAGCGACGCTTTCGCGTCCCTCACAGGGGGTATGAGCGCCGCGGCAATTCTTTTTATCATTCTCATCGCCGCCGCAAGCTCGATCGTCGTTGTGACGATATATCATTGGGCCGTTGCGCGGCCGAGGTTCCGATCATCCGGGGTCACCGCTTCCAAGACGGGCCCGGAGATAGACAAGAGGAGCCTGGACGACCTGCGCAACCGGGTGGCTGCCCTCGAGGCGGCCTCTGTCGGTGCCCTGCAGCACGTTGGGTTCGTGCGCTTTAACGCGTTTGCCGACGTCGGTTCGGAGCTGTCGTACGCTTTAGCGGCCATTGACGGCCGTGGCAACGGGTTCCTGATCTCCAGCATCTACTCGCGCGAGGAGGTCCGGAGCTACGCCAAGGCGGTACGCGAGTTCGTCACCGACAAGGACTTGAGCGTCGAAGAGCAGCGGGCCCTGGAGATCGCGGTGTCGCTCGCCAAGCGGCAGCGGACATGACGCGGAGGAAACGGATTGGCCAAGAGTTCGGACGCGTGGAGCAAGCGGGTCCTCATCAAGATCATCCCGCAGGACGCGTGCTCGATCTACAAGCTTGAGCTGACCTATGGTCATCTGGCGCTGTTCGCGGCGTGCATCGTCGTGCTCATCGCGGCGTTCTTCACCGAGCATTTCACCCAGGTGCGCGCCGAAGAGGCCAAAGTGCGGGCGCTGCAGAGCTTGACCGCGGCGCAGCAGCAGCAGCTGGTCGATTTCTCCAGACAGACCAACCACATGTGGAAACAGCTCAACGAGATCCAGGCCGAGCATCAGGAGATCAAACGTCTGACGGCGCCCTCGCTCGGCGTGGGAACGACTACGAACGGTCAGCCCAGCGGCCAGTCGGCCGACAGACCGAATGACCAGAACAAACCCGCCAAACCTACCGCCATGCTTTTGATGGAGCCGAGCAGCGAGGCACTGCCCGCCCATGGACCCTGGTGGACGCAAGCAGTGGCCTGGCTAGGCATCGGCCGCGGCGGCGTGACGTTCCAGGTCGAATCCGCCAATCTCGCGCTGTTGGATGTGGGACTCGACCGCGTGTACTCCGATACCGTCAAGCTCAAAGATGAGGCGTTCTTGCAGGCGCAGGCGCGCGAAGAGGCGACGCTTGCGTACCAGCGCATGCTGGAGGCGATCCCATCGATCTGGCCCACCGACGGTTCGATCTCGTCGGGCTTCGGTTTCCGCTCGTACCCGGATTACGGGTTCCACTCGGGCGTCGACATCGTCAATTTCTACGGCGCGCCGGTCATCGCGACCGCCGCCGGGACCGTCGTCGAAGCTGGTTGGGATGGCGGCTTCGGGATCAAGATCGCCATCGATCATGGCAATGGCTACGTGACGTGGTATGGGCACAATTCGGCCGCGCTCGTCTCGCCGGGCCAATTCGTGCATAAGGGTCAGCTGATCGCGCGCCTCGGTTCGACCGGGTTTGCGACCGGGCCGCACGTGCACTACGAGGTGCACGTAGACGGCCGGCCGATCAATCCGGTGCCGTTCTTGTCCGGGTCGGTCGGACCGACGCCGGCGATGCTGGCCGCGTTGCGATAAGATAGTCGCGTGACCGTAGCGAACGCGGGAGACGTGGCTAACGTCTCCCGATTGATTTCCGCATGACCCATCGCGCCGGGGCGCAGCGCACGAACGCGCTCGTGCGCAATTTCTGCATCACCGCGCACATCGACCATGGCAAGACGACGCTTTCGGACCGGCTGCTCGAGATGACCGGTGCGATGGCGGCGCGCGATATGTCCGACCAAGTGCTGGACTCGATGGATCTGGAGCGCGAGCGCGGCATCACGATCAAGGCGCATCCGGTGACGCTGCTGTACCGCGCCGACGACGGCGAGCTGTACGAGCTCAACCTCATCGACACGCCGGGGCACGTCGACTTCACATATGAGGTGTCGCGCTCGATGTCGGCGTGCGAGGGGGCGCTGCTGGTGATCGACGCCGCGCAGGGCATCGAGGCGCAGACGCTGGCGAATTTCTATTTGGCGGACGAAGCCAAGCTCGAGATCATTCCGGTCATCAATAAGATCGATCTGCCGTCGGCCGAGCCTGAGGCGGTGATCCGCGACGTCGAGGAGACGTTGGCGATCGAGCGCTCGCGCTGCATCTTGGCCTCGGCCAAGGAGGGCATCGGCACCAAGGAGATCCTCGAG
Above is a window of Candidatus Eremiobacteraceae bacterium DNA encoding:
- a CDS encoding DUF4446 family protein codes for the protein MSAAAILFIILIAAASSIVVVTIYHWAVARPRFRSSGVTASKTGPEIDKRSLDDLRNRVAALEAASVGALQHVGFVRFNAFADVGSELSYALAAIDGRGNGFLISSIYSREEVRSYAKAVREFVTDKDLSVEEQRALEIAVSLAKRQRT
- a CDS encoding M23 family metallopeptidase → MAKSSDAWSKRVLIKIIPQDACSIYKLELTYGHLALFAACIVVLIAAFFTEHFTQVRAEEAKVRALQSLTAAQQQQLVDFSRQTNHMWKQLNEIQAEHQEIKRLTAPSLGVGTTTNGQPSGQSADRPNDQNKPAKPTAMLLMEPSSEALPAHGPWWTQAVAWLGIGRGGVTFQVESANLALLDVGLDRVYSDTVKLKDEAFLQAQAREEATLAYQRMLEAIPSIWPTDGSISSGFGFRSYPDYGFHSGVDIVNFYGAPVIATAAGTVVEAGWDGGFGIKIAIDHGNGYVTWYGHNSAALVSPGQFVHKGQLIARLGSTGFATGPHVHYEVHVDGRPINPVPFLSGSVGPTPAMLAALR